The Populus trichocarpa isolate Nisqually-1 chromosome 2, P.trichocarpa_v4.1, whole genome shotgun sequence genome has a window encoding:
- the LOC7496874 gene encoding ATP-dependent zinc metalloprotease FTSH, chloroplastic: MASSTTNPLLTSNFFGSRSLPCPKTTRPSLSFLLPKKFQKIVNEKNYESLKSLQSQATIATALIFSSLTPQALAIDNPTPPPTPPPVIEAQPTRPSSTVAQNLLLTAPKPQSQSTSDLPEGSQWRYSEFLNAVKKGKVERVRFSKDGSALQLTAVDGRRAAVIVPNDPDLIDILAMNGVDISVAEGDSGNGLFNFIGNLLFPFLAFAGLFLLFRRAQGGPGGPGGLGGPMDFGRSKSKFQEVPETGVTFADVAGADQAKLELQEVVDFLKNPDKYTALGAKIPKGCLLVGPPGTGKTLLARAVAGEAGVPFFSCAASEFVELFVGVGASRVRDLFEKAKSKAPCIVFIDEIDAVGRQRGAGLGGGNDEREQTINQLLTEMDGFSGNSGVIVLAATNRPDVLDSALLRPGRFDRQVTVDRPDVAGRVKILQVHSRGKALAKDVDFEKIARRTPGFTGADLQNLMNEAAILAARRDLKEISKDEISDALERIIAGPEKKNAVVSDEKKKLVAYHEAGHALVGALMPEYDPVAKISIIPRGQAGGLTFFAPSEERLESGLYSRSYLENQMAVALGGRVAEEVIFGQENVTTGASNDFMQVSRVARQMVERFGFSKKIGQVAIGGPGGNPFLGQQMSSQKDYSMATADVVDAEVRELVETAYTRAKQIITTHIDILHKLAQLLIEKESVDGEEFMSLFIDGKAELYVS, translated from the exons ATGGCATCATCAACTACAAACCCTTTACTCACTTCAAACTTCTTTGGTTCCCGAAGCTTGCCTTGTCCTAAAACAACCAGACCCTCCTTATCCTTCCTTCTGCccaaaaaatttcagaaaattgTGAATGAAAAGAATTATGAGTCTTTAAAATCCCTTCAGTCACAAGCAACCATAGCTACTGCCTTAATCTTCTCTTCTTTAACCCCTCAGGCGCTAGCAATTGACAACCCTACACCACCACCTACTCCTCCACCTGTTATTGAAGCCCAGCCCACCAGACCATCCTCTACTGTCGCTCAAAATCTTCTCTTAACAGCTCCGAAACCCCAGTCTCAGTCAACCTCTGACCTTCCTGAAGGTAGTCAATGGCGGTACAGCGAGTTTCTGAATGCGGTCAAGAAAGGGAAAGTGGAAAGAGTTCGTTTCAGCAAAGATGGTTCTGCCCTACAACTCACCGCCGTAGATGGTCGTCGTGCCGCCGTTATTGTCCCTAATGACCCTGATCTGATCGACATTTTAGCGATGAACGGCGTTGATATTTCGGTTGCCGAGGGGGATTCTGGTAATGGgctctttaattttattggaaatCTTTTGTTCCCTTTTCTTGCTTTTGCCGGTTTGTTTCTCTTGTTTCGACGGGCGCAAGGTGGGCCAGGTGGACCCGGTGGGTTGGGTGGACCGATGGATTTTGGCCGGTCGAAGTCGAAGTTTCAAGAAGTGCCGGAAACCGGTGTGACGTTTGCTGATGTGGCCGGAGCTGATCAGGCTAAATTGGAGTTACAAGAGGTGGTTGATTTCTTGAAAAATCCTGATAAGTACACAGCCTTAGGAGCTAAAATTCCTAAAGGGTGTTTATTAGTTGGGCCGCCAGGGACTGGGAAGACATTGTTGGCCAGAGCTGTGGCAGGAGAGGCGGGGGTGCCGTTCTTTTCGTGCGCAGCCTCGGAGTTTGTTGAGTTGTTTGTTGGAGTGGGGGCGTCGAGAGTGAGAGATTTGTTTGAGAAAGCAAAGTCAAAAGCGCCCTGCATTGTctttattgatgaaattgatgcGGTTGGGAGGCAGAGAGGGGCTGGACTTGGAGGGGGGAATGATGAGAGAGAGCAGACCATTAATCAGTTGTTGACTGAAATGGATGGATTTTCGGGTAATTCAGGTGTTATTGTGTTGGCTGCTACAAATAGACCCGATGTCCTTGATTCGGCTTTGTTGCGACCGGGAAGGTTTGATAGACAGGTTACAGTCGATAGGCCTGATGTCGCTGGTAGAGTCAAGATTCTTCAG GTGCATTCTAGAGGGAAGGCACTTGCAAAGGATGTGGATTTTGAAAAGATTGCACGGAGGACCCCAGGATTTACTGGAGCTGATTTGCAGAACCTGATGAATGAAGCAGCCATTCTTGCAGCTCGGCGTGACCTTAAGGAAATAAGCAAAGATGAGATTTCTGATGCTCTGGAGAGGATCATTGCAGgaccagaaaagaaaaatgctgTTGTCTcggatgaaaagaaaaaattagttgCCTATCACG AGGCTGGGCATGCTTTGGTTGGTGCCCTTATGCCTGAATATGATCCAGTAGCCAAGATATCCATCATTCCTCGTGGCCAAGCTGGTGGTCTAACATTTTTTGCTCCAAGTGAGGAAAGGCTCGAGTCTGGATTGTACAGTAGAAGCTACCTGGAGAATCAAATGGCTGTTGCACTTGGTGGAAG GGTTGCCGAGGAAGTGATTTTTGGTCAGGAAAATGTGACTACTGGAGCATCCAATGATTTCATGCAAGTTTCACGTGTGGCAAGGCAGATGGTTGAGAGATTTGGGTTCAGCAAAAAGATTGGTCAGGTTGCCATTGGTGGACCTGGTGGAAATCCTTTCTTGGGTCAACAG ATGTCATCCCAGAAAGACTACTCAATGGCGACTGCTGATGTGGTGGATGCAGAGGTAAGAGAGTTGGTGGAGACAGCTTATACAAGAGCCAAGCAAATCATTACAACTCACATTGACATCCTCCACAAGCTTGCTCAACTCctcatagaaaaagaaagtgtTGATGGAGAAGAGTTCATGAGTCTCTTTATTGATGGAAAAGCTGAACTATATGTTTCCTGA